From the genome of Methanocella sp., one region includes:
- a CDS encoding DUF4130 domain-containing protein yields MIIGYKKDLDGVLRAAVALKKNPDATIVCGSNARELKQKLAMYHGEVVLNVDEVVKDVPFHVKAELWVKVPSCNPMQRGLSLGSYLTYALRNDQCIPDELVRLVARYYPNFMALLAHKDATARKYFRLYREAAGELERIKSYCRFRPAGDKLYVEIAPKHDIKDLFMEWAMRRNNDRIIVVKCHAEYYLLNARALGYRAEIANVTKEEAERLLGDMPDTDSDIWDTFYDSQNVESRRNKRYAKARLPEKFSYISPEIRKERKKIEHGIQPDKLDDFFMSR; encoded by the coding sequence GTGATCATCGGCTATAAAAAAGACCTCGACGGCGTGTTAAGGGCTGCCGTAGCGCTCAAGAAGAACCCCGACGCCACGATAGTCTGTGGCTCGAACGCCCGCGAGCTTAAGCAAAAGCTGGCCATGTACCACGGGGAGGTCGTGTTGAACGTGGATGAGGTCGTCAAGGATGTGCCATTCCACGTTAAGGCCGAGTTGTGGGTCAAAGTCCCGTCGTGTAATCCCATGCAGCGCGGGCTGTCACTGGGCTCGTATCTTACTTATGCCCTGCGGAATGACCAGTGCATACCCGACGAGCTCGTCCGGCTGGTGGCCCGGTACTATCCGAACTTCATGGCCCTGCTCGCCCATAAAGACGCTACCGCAAGGAAATATTTTCGCCTTTACCGTGAAGCCGCCGGCGAGCTCGAGCGTATCAAATCCTATTGCCGCTTCAGGCCTGCCGGGGATAAGCTCTACGTGGAGATCGCACCGAAGCACGACATCAAGGACCTCTTTATGGAATGGGCCATGCGGCGGAACAATGACCGGATCATCGTGGTCAAGTGCCATGCCGAGTATTACCTTCTGAATGCCCGGGCCCTCGGGTACCGGGCCGAAATCGCTAATGTAACGAAAGAAGAGGCCGAGCGGCTTTTGGGCGACATGCCCGATACGGATAGCGACATATGGGACACGTTCTATGACTCCCAGAACGTGGAGAGCCGGCGCAATAAGCGGTATGCGAAGGCGAGGCTACCGGAAAAGTTCTCATATATCAGCCCGGAGATCAGAAAGGAAAGGAAAAAGATCGAGCATGGCATACAGCCAGACAAGCTGGACGATTTCTTCATGAGCCGTTAA
- a CDS encoding coenzyme F420-0:L-glutamate ligase, with amino-acid sequence MKINAYTVDDVPMIQNGDDLAAVVEARTKLEDDDIVVFASTIVSKSEGRRYLLNDITPTTRAEELAVLNAEDPHFIQYVLDNCTKVLWKHPLLVETVLGNVCINAGIDRSNTETGYILLLPEDPNASARRIRDRIMELTGRRVAVIITDTNGRSFREGQIGVAVGCAGIAAVHDKRGDMDLFGHELKITIQGIVDEVAACANMIMGESNEGTPIAVIRGYEYLKDDLGISVTYRKDREDFVKQALLDKLAQMEKPPSAKEKVKKAKAY; translated from the coding sequence TTGAAGATTAATGCATATACCGTAGACGACGTCCCCATGATCCAGAATGGGGACGACCTCGCGGCGGTAGTGGAAGCCAGGACGAAGCTTGAGGACGACGATATCGTCGTATTTGCATCGACCATAGTCTCCAAGTCCGAGGGGCGCCGGTATCTGCTGAACGACATCACCCCGACGACCCGCGCCGAAGAGCTTGCCGTCCTGAACGCCGAGGACCCGCACTTCATCCAGTACGTGCTGGACAATTGCACGAAGGTGCTATGGAAGCACCCGCTTTTAGTCGAGACGGTGTTGGGGAACGTGTGCATTAACGCGGGCATCGACCGCTCCAACACGGAGACCGGTTACATTCTTTTATTGCCGGAGGACCCGAACGCTTCGGCCCGCAGGATACGTGACCGTATTATGGAGCTGACCGGCAGGAGGGTCGCCGTCATCATTACCGACACCAACGGGCGCTCCTTCCGGGAGGGCCAAATCGGTGTCGCCGTCGGCTGCGCCGGCATCGCCGCCGTGCACGATAAGCGGGGCGACATGGACCTGTTCGGCCACGAGCTGAAAATAACGATACAGGGCATCGTCGACGAGGTCGCCGCCTGCGCCAACATGATCATGGGAGAGTCGAACGAGGGTACGCCCATCGCCGTGATCCGCGGATACGAGTACCTGAAGGACGACCTGGGCATTTCCGTGACCTACCGTAAGGATAGGGAGGACTTCGTCAAGCAGGCGTTGCTAGATAAACTGGCGCAAATGGAGAAGCCGCCCTCGGCGAAAGAAAAAGTCAAAAAAGCAAAGGCTTACTGA
- a CDS encoding tetratricopeptide repeat protein has protein sequence MAPQRRMTRQVQIGLSHSEKAKRLSSTGFYEEALKELNIALRAFETENRDGLWDDAIAGVLNNAGFVYIFMGNYQGAEDTFRSAIGLKERLGDKKSLAATLAGLADAYRGQCRFDDAASALQEALDAAVAIKDDSMAKTLTASLDALERTRCDMPDANYKKADFDELYVPKAGADVSARLAYVKIKVKAPDELTVEADIGFPYQMQDLEDAEAPHFPAIVLLFPKGVESVLEGSGVTDEEENPVSFNASAFDGLLYGPGSYCRGGPQPLPLCKQYLYTFGAGHVLGWHIGANGWYHVEASLRVNLDAGLRLYICMPFGSVKLRSAAVAIDRPSAWGAVLLTAGNFLQGRSLETAKLPHVPHKSLYEGPAKAKIKSEAGTTMKYGVLCLEMIK, from the coding sequence ATGGCCCCCCAGCGGCGCATGACGCGCCAGGTGCAGATCGGCCTATCCCACAGCGAAAAGGCCAAAAGGCTCTCCTCCACCGGCTTTTACGAGGAGGCCTTAAAAGAGCTGAACATAGCCCTGCGCGCGTTCGAAACGGAAAACAGAGACGGCCTCTGGGACGATGCGATCGCCGGCGTGCTCAACAATGCCGGCTTCGTCTATATTTTCATGGGCAATTACCAGGGAGCGGAGGACACGTTCAGATCGGCCATAGGCCTGAAGGAGCGCCTCGGCGATAAAAAGTCCCTCGCCGCCACGCTGGCAGGCCTCGCGGACGCCTACAGGGGCCAGTGCCGGTTCGACGATGCGGCTTCAGCGCTCCAGGAAGCCCTCGACGCGGCCGTGGCCATAAAGGATGATAGTATGGCAAAAACACTCACGGCGAGCCTGGACGCGCTGGAGCGCACGCGCTGCGACATGCCCGACGCGAACTATAAAAAAGCCGACTTCGACGAGCTTTATGTGCCAAAGGCCGGCGCCGACGTATCCGCCAGGCTGGCATATGTGAAGATTAAAGTGAAGGCGCCGGACGAGCTGACGGTCGAGGCGGACATTGGCTTCCCGTACCAGATGCAGGACCTGGAAGACGCCGAAGCGCCGCATTTCCCTGCCATTGTGCTCCTGTTCCCGAAGGGCGTGGAAAGTGTGCTGGAAGGCTCGGGGGTCACGGATGAGGAGGAGAATCCGGTCAGCTTTAATGCGTCCGCTTTCGATGGCCTGTTATACGGGCCGGGCTCCTATTGCCGGGGCGGGCCCCAGCCATTGCCCCTATGCAAGCAATATCTGTACACGTTCGGGGCCGGGCACGTCCTGGGATGGCATATCGGCGCGAACGGGTGGTACCATGTGGAAGCTTCCCTCCGAGTAAACCTCGACGCAGGGCTACGGCTTTATATCTGCATGCCCTTCGGCAGCGTTAAATTACGGTCGGCCGCTGTCGCGATCGACAGGCCGTCGGCGTGGGGCGCCGTATTACTTACGGCCGGTAACTTCCTCCAGGGCCGGAGCCTGGAAACGGCCAAACTACCTCATGTCCCTCATAAGTCGCTTTATGAAGGGCCTGCGAAGGCTAAAATAAAGTCCGAGGCGGGGACGACCATGAAATATGGCGTGCTCTGCCTGGAAATGATAAAATAA